A window from Carassius gibelio isolate Cgi1373 ecotype wild population from Czech Republic chromosome B3, carGib1.2-hapl.c, whole genome shotgun sequence encodes these proteins:
- the LOC127953119 gene encoding NACHT, LRR and PYD domains-containing protein 12 isoform X4, translated as MNSSACEMSVCEEREQEAPDHTQRAASPGFSCVSMKSNGSMIIPPHLSDVDAQRASSPGFSHVSMKSNNSMIIPPGLGDGPAVTSDPFIISRKRKREESPASYNVSMKNNPHMFSKSTVHLHPVNDWRADQIRHVSSQTGTSSCYQNHFSHHDTETDVLLQPKQPLLNYLQRVKDQHKTSMKNKCERLFEGIKLQENQTLLNRIYTKLYIIEGESEGVNEEHEVLQMEKSYRTLQDYPINCNDIFNNLPEPGYEEMRRKKDTIKTVLTKGIAGIGKTVSVQKFILDWAEGKANQDVDFMFVLTFRELNLIKDHQYSLHRLLLDFHLELQDLDSKIYDECKVVFIFDGLDESRISLMFTHSQKISDVTEISSVGLLMSNLLRGDLLPSALIWITTRPAAANQIPSNYINRVTEIQGFNDPQKEEYFRKRISDEHQASRIISHIRRARSLHIMSHIPVFCWISATVLQNILKQDLSAEIPQSLTEMYIYFLLIQTKMRNQKYEERDPEKLLQSNREVIVKLAELAFNQLMKGNVMFYEEDLTESGIDVTDASVYSGICSEIFREESVIYQRKVYSFVHLSFQEFFAALYVFFCYLHKNSEVLKMFLTGKSRTQCEKVSLDVFLKEAVNKALKSENGHLDLFLRFLHGISLESNQRLLQDVLIHTENNPEIFKKIIQNLKRGQKSNVSPERWMNLSHCLIEMKDNSLVEKVQVLLKSKAKSKFLTLAQCSTLANMILMSEEVLDVLDLKKYTIKAKEGRWRLVPAVGNCRKALLADCNLSDQHCEIIASALQSSNSSLRELDLSHNDLQDSGLKQLCAGLKSPNCQLNILRLADCNLSDQHCEIMASALQSSNSSMRELDLSKNDLQDSGLKQLCAGLKSPNCQLNILRLSGCMVTAEGCAALASALSSNPSHLRELDLSYNHPGDSGAKLLSDSLKHLDKLSVDHGGEFRITAGLHKYACDLTLDQNTANRNLVLSEENRKVTHVSESQSYPDHPDRFDHYYQVLCSESLTGRCYWETEWSREAEIAVCYKEIKRKRGSGDCVFGRNVNSWSLRCSDQGFIAHHNDKDTRIFVAPDSSKRVAVFLDEWSGSLSFYSVSDTHTLTHLHTFTHTFTRPLHAGFRLYYTNSSVSLCHIKH; from the exons ATGAACTCTTCAGCCTGtgaaatgagtgtgtgtgaggagagagagcaggaggcTCCTGATCACACTCAGAGAGCAGCATCTCCAGGATTCAGCTGTGTGTCAATGAAGAGTAACGGCTCCATGATTATTCCTCCTCATCTCAGTGATGTTGACGCTCAAAGAGCATCATCTCCAGGATTCAGCCATGTGTCAATGAAGAGTAACAACTCCATGATTATTCCTCCTGGACTCGGTGATGGACCtgctgtgacctctgacccttt TATCATcagcaggaagaggaagagagaagagTCTCCAGCATCCTACAATGTATCCATGAAAAACAACCCACACATGTTCAGTAAAAGTACAGTGCACTTGCACCCTGTTAA TGATTGGAGAGCTGACCAGATCAGACATGTGTCCTCACAGACTGGCACATCCTCCTGCTATCAGAACCACTTCAGTCATCATGACACAGAAACAGATGTGCTGCTCCAACCTAAACAACCACTTCTTAATTATCTACAGAGAGTCAAAGAccagcacaaaaccagcatgaagaacaagtGTGAGAGATTATTTGAGGGAATCAAACTACAAGAGAATCAAACCCTCCTGAACAGGATTTACACAAAGCTGtacatcatagagggagagagtgaaggagtgaatgaagaacatgaagTGCTACAGATGGAGAAAAGTTACAGGACACTCCAAGACTATCCAATCAACTGCAATGACATATTTAATAACTTACCTGAACCAGGATATGAGGAGatgagaagaaagaaagacacaataaagactgttcttactaaaggtatcgctggaattggaaaaactgtctctgtgcagaagttcattctggactgggccgagggaaaagccaatcaggatgtagatttcatgtttgtgcttacatttcgagagctgaacttgattAAAGATCATCAGTAtagtcttcacagacttctgcttGACTTTCATCTtgaacttcaagatctggactcaaAGATTTATGATGaatgtaaagttgtgttcatctttgatggtctggatgaaagcagaatttCACTGATGTTTACACACAGTCAGAAAATTTCTGATGTGACTGAGATTTCATCAGTGGGTCTGTTGATGTCGAACCTCCTGAGAGGagatctgcttccctctgctctcatctggatcaccaccagaccagcagcagccaatcagatcccctccaaCTACATCAACCGTGTGACAGAGATTCAGGGATTCAATGACCCACAaaaggaggaatatttcaggaagagaatcagtgacgagcatcaagccagcagaatcatctcacacatcagaagagcaagaagcctccacatcatgtcTCACATacccgtcttctgctggatctcagctACTGTGCTTCAAAACATCCTGAAACAAGATCTcagtgcagaaatccctcaatctctgactgaaatgtacatctaCTTCCTGCTCATTCAAACAAAGATGAGGAACcagaagtatgaagagagagatccagagaaacTCCTGCAGTCCAACAGggaagtgattgtgaaacttgctgaacTGGCTTTCAAtcagctgatgaagggcaatgtaATGTTTTATGAGGAGGACCTGACAGAGAGCGGCATAGACGTCACTGATGcctcagtgtattctgggatCTGCTCTGAGATCTTTAGAGAGGAATCTGTGATTTATCAGAGGAAGGTTTACAGTTTTGTACATCTGAGCTTTCAGGAGTTTTTTGCAGCACTGTATGTGTTTTTCTGCTATTTACACAAAAACAGTGAGGTTCTGAAAATGTTCCTGACAGGAAAGTCCAGAACTCAGTGTGAGAAAGTTTCTCTGGATGTGTTTCTGAAGGAAGCAGTGAATAAAGCCTTGAAGAGTGaaaatggacacctggatctCTTCCTTCGATTTCTTCATGGCatctcactggagtccaatcaaAGACTCTTACAGGATGTACTGATACACACAGAGAACAACCCAGAGATCTTCAAGAAAATAATCCAAAACCTCAAACGAGGTCAAAAAAGCAATGTCAGTCCTGAAAGATGGATGAATCTGTCGCACTGCTTGATTGAGATGAAGGATAACTCTCTTGTTGAAAAAGTGCAGGTTCTTTTAAAATCTAAAGCAAAAAGTAAATTTCTTACTCTTGCACAATGTTCAACTTTGGCAAACATGATCCTGATGTCAGAGGAGGTGCTGGATGTGTTAGACCTAAAAAAGTACACCATCAAAGCAAAAGAGGGTCGATGGAGACTGGTCCCTGCTGTGGGGAACTGCAGAAAAGCTCT ATTGGCAGACTGTAATCTTTCTGATCAGCACTGTGAAATCATAGCTTCAGCTCTACAGTCATCAAACTCTTctctgagagagctggacctgagtcaCAATGACCTGCAAGATTCAGGACTGAAGCAGCTCTGTgctggactgaagagtccaaactgtcaactcaacataCTGAG ATTGGCAGACTGTAATCTTTCTGATCAGCACTGTGAAATCATGGCTTCAGCTCTACAGTCATCAAACTCTTCtatgagagagctggacctgagtaaaAATGACCTCCAAGATTCAGGACTGAAGCAGCTCTGTGCTGGACTGAAGAGcccaaactgtcaactcaacataCTGAG ATTATCTGGCTGTATGGTAACAGcagaaggttgtgctgctctggcatcagctctgagttcaaacccctcacacctgagagagctggacctgagctacaatcacccaggagatTCAGGAGCGAAGCTGCTCTCTGATTCACTCAAACATCTGGACAAACTCAG TGTGGATCACGGAGGAGAGTTCAGGATCACAGCAGGACTCCACAAAT atgcctgtgatctcacactggatcaaaacacagcaaacagAAACCTCGTTCTGTCTGAGGAGAACAGAAAGGTGACGCATGTCTCTGAGTCACAGTCATATCCTGATCATCCGGACAGATTTGATCATTATTATCAGGTTCTGTGTTCAGAGAGTCtgactggacgctgttactgggagactgAATGGAGCCGAGAAGCTGAAATAGCAGTGTGTTATAAAGAAATCAAGAGGAAACGAGGGAGTGGTGACTGTGTGTTTGGACGTAATGTGAACTCCTGGAGTCTGAGATGCTCTGATCAAGGATTCATTGCTCATCACAATGATAAAGACACTCGTATCTTTGTTGCTCCAGACTCCTCTAAGAGAGTGGCAGTGTTTCTGGACGAGTGGAGCGgctctctgtccttctacagcgtctctgacacacacacactcacacacttacacacattcacacacacattcactcgaCCTCTACACGCTGGATTTAGACTTTATTATACAAACtcttcagtgtctctgtgtcacattaaacactaa
- the LOC127953119 gene encoding NACHT, LRR and PYD domains-containing protein 12 isoform X3 codes for MNSSACEMSVCEEREQEAPDHTQRAASPGFSCVSMKSNGSMIIPPHLSDVDAQRASSPGFSHVSMKSNNSMIIPPGLGDGPAVTSDPFIISRKRKREESPASYNVSMKNNPHMFSKSTVHLHPVNDWRADQIRHVSSQTGTSSCYQNHFSHHDTETDVLLQPKQPLLNYLQRVKDQHKTSMKNKCERLFEGIKLQENQTLLNRIYTKLYIIEGESEGVNEEHEVLQMEKSYRTLQDYPINCNDIFNNLPEPGYEEMRRKKDTIKTVLTKGIAGIGKTVSVQKFILDWAEGKANQDVDFMFVLTFRELNLIKDHQYSLHRLLLDFHLELQDLDSKIYDECKVVFIFDGLDESRISLMFTHSQKISDVTEISSVGLLMSNLLRGDLLPSALIWITTRPAAANQIPSNYINRVTEIQGFNDPQKEEYFRKRISDEHQASRIISHIRRARSLHIMSHIPVFCWISATVLQNILKQDLSAEIPQSLTEMYIYFLLIQTKMRNQKYEERDPEKLLQSNREVIVKLAELAFNQLMKGNVMFYEEDLTESGIDVTDASVYSGICSEIFREESVIYQRKVYSFVHLSFQEFFAALYVFFCYLHKNSEVLKMFLTGKSRTQCEKVSLDVFLKEAVNKALKSENGHLDLFLRFLHGISLESNQRLLQDVLIHTENNPEIFKKIIQNLKRGQKSNVSPERWMNLSHCLIEMKDNSLVEKVQVLLKSKAKSKFLTLAQCSTLANMILMSEEVLDVLDLKKYTIKAKEGRWRLVPAVGNCRKALLADCNLSDQHCEIIASALQSSNSSLRELDLSHNDLQDSGLKQLCAGLKSPNCQLNILRLVSCHLSDQHCEIIASALQSSNSSLRELDLSHNDLQDSGGKQLCAGLKSPNCQLNILRLADCNLSDQHCEIMASALQSSNSSMRELDLSKNDLQDSGLKQLCAGLKSPNCQLNILRLSGCMVTAEGCAALASALSSNPSHLRELDLSYNHPGDSGAKLLSDSLKHLDKLSVDHGGEFRITAGLHKYACDLTLDQNTANRNLVLSEENRKVTHVSESQSYPDHPDRFDHYYQVLCSESLTGRCYWETEWSREAEIAVCYKEIKRKRGSGDCVFGRNVNSWSLRCSDQGFIAHHNDKDTRIFVAPDSSKRVAVFLDEWSGSLSFYSVSDTHTLTHLHTFTHTFTRPLHAGFRLYYTNSSVSLCHIKH; via the exons ATGAACTCTTCAGCCTGtgaaatgagtgtgtgtgaggagagagagcaggaggcTCCTGATCACACTCAGAGAGCAGCATCTCCAGGATTCAGCTGTGTGTCAATGAAGAGTAACGGCTCCATGATTATTCCTCCTCATCTCAGTGATGTTGACGCTCAAAGAGCATCATCTCCAGGATTCAGCCATGTGTCAATGAAGAGTAACAACTCCATGATTATTCCTCCTGGACTCGGTGATGGACCtgctgtgacctctgacccttt TATCATcagcaggaagaggaagagagaagagTCTCCAGCATCCTACAATGTATCCATGAAAAACAACCCACACATGTTCAGTAAAAGTACAGTGCACTTGCACCCTGTTAA TGATTGGAGAGCTGACCAGATCAGACATGTGTCCTCACAGACTGGCACATCCTCCTGCTATCAGAACCACTTCAGTCATCATGACACAGAAACAGATGTGCTGCTCCAACCTAAACAACCACTTCTTAATTATCTACAGAGAGTCAAAGAccagcacaaaaccagcatgaagaacaagtGTGAGAGATTATTTGAGGGAATCAAACTACAAGAGAATCAAACCCTCCTGAACAGGATTTACACAAAGCTGtacatcatagagggagagagtgaaggagtgaatgaagaacatgaagTGCTACAGATGGAGAAAAGTTACAGGACACTCCAAGACTATCCAATCAACTGCAATGACATATTTAATAACTTACCTGAACCAGGATATGAGGAGatgagaagaaagaaagacacaataaagactgttcttactaaaggtatcgctggaattggaaaaactgtctctgtgcagaagttcattctggactgggccgagggaaaagccaatcaggatgtagatttcatgtttgtgcttacatttcgagagctgaacttgattAAAGATCATCAGTAtagtcttcacagacttctgcttGACTTTCATCTtgaacttcaagatctggactcaaAGATTTATGATGaatgtaaagttgtgttcatctttgatggtctggatgaaagcagaatttCACTGATGTTTACACACAGTCAGAAAATTTCTGATGTGACTGAGATTTCATCAGTGGGTCTGTTGATGTCGAACCTCCTGAGAGGagatctgcttccctctgctctcatctggatcaccaccagaccagcagcagccaatcagatcccctccaaCTACATCAACCGTGTGACAGAGATTCAGGGATTCAATGACCCACAaaaggaggaatatttcaggaagagaatcagtgacgagcatcaagccagcagaatcatctcacacatcagaagagcaagaagcctccacatcatgtcTCACATacccgtcttctgctggatctcagctACTGTGCTTCAAAACATCCTGAAACAAGATCTcagtgcagaaatccctcaatctctgactgaaatgtacatctaCTTCCTGCTCATTCAAACAAAGATGAGGAACcagaagtatgaagagagagatccagagaaacTCCTGCAGTCCAACAGggaagtgattgtgaaacttgctgaacTGGCTTTCAAtcagctgatgaagggcaatgtaATGTTTTATGAGGAGGACCTGACAGAGAGCGGCATAGACGTCACTGATGcctcagtgtattctgggatCTGCTCTGAGATCTTTAGAGAGGAATCTGTGATTTATCAGAGGAAGGTTTACAGTTTTGTACATCTGAGCTTTCAGGAGTTTTTTGCAGCACTGTATGTGTTTTTCTGCTATTTACACAAAAACAGTGAGGTTCTGAAAATGTTCCTGACAGGAAAGTCCAGAACTCAGTGTGAGAAAGTTTCTCTGGATGTGTTTCTGAAGGAAGCAGTGAATAAAGCCTTGAAGAGTGaaaatggacacctggatctCTTCCTTCGATTTCTTCATGGCatctcactggagtccaatcaaAGACTCTTACAGGATGTACTGATACACACAGAGAACAACCCAGAGATCTTCAAGAAAATAATCCAAAACCTCAAACGAGGTCAAAAAAGCAATGTCAGTCCTGAAAGATGGATGAATCTGTCGCACTGCTTGATTGAGATGAAGGATAACTCTCTTGTTGAAAAAGTGCAGGTTCTTTTAAAATCTAAAGCAAAAAGTAAATTTCTTACTCTTGCACAATGTTCAACTTTGGCAAACATGATCCTGATGTCAGAGGAGGTGCTGGATGTGTTAGACCTAAAAAAGTACACCATCAAAGCAAAAGAGGGTCGATGGAGACTGGTCCCTGCTGTGGGGAACTGCAGAAAAGCTCT ATTGGCAGACTGTAATCTTTCTGATCAGCACTGTGAAATCATAGCTTCAGCTCTACAGTCATCAAACTCTTctctgagagagctggacctgagtcaCAATGACCTGCAAGATTCAGGACTGAAGCAGCTCTGTgctggactgaagagtccaaactgtcaactcaacataCTGAG ATTGGTAAGCTGTCATCTCTCTGATCAGCACTGTGAAATCATAGCTTCAGCTCTACAGTCATCAAACTCTTctctgagagagctggacctgagtcaCAATGACCTTCAAGATTCAGGAGGAAAGCAGCTCTGTgctggactgaagagtccaaactgtcaactcaacataCTGAG ATTGGCAGACTGTAATCTTTCTGATCAGCACTGTGAAATCATGGCTTCAGCTCTACAGTCATCAAACTCTTCtatgagagagctggacctgagtaaaAATGACCTCCAAGATTCAGGACTGAAGCAGCTCTGTGCTGGACTGAAGAGcccaaactgtcaactcaacataCTGAG ATTATCTGGCTGTATGGTAACAGcagaaggttgtgctgctctggcatcagctctgagttcaaacccctcacacctgagagagctggacctgagctacaatcacccaggagatTCAGGAGCGAAGCTGCTCTCTGATTCACTCAAACATCTGGACAAACTCAG TGTGGATCACGGAGGAGAGTTCAGGATCACAGCAGGACTCCACAAAT atgcctgtgatctcacactggatcaaaacacagcaaacagAAACCTCGTTCTGTCTGAGGAGAACAGAAAGGTGACGCATGTCTCTGAGTCACAGTCATATCCTGATCATCCGGACAGATTTGATCATTATTATCAGGTTCTGTGTTCAGAGAGTCtgactggacgctgttactgggagactgAATGGAGCCGAGAAGCTGAAATAGCAGTGTGTTATAAAGAAATCAAGAGGAAACGAGGGAGTGGTGACTGTGTGTTTGGACGTAATGTGAACTCCTGGAGTCTGAGATGCTCTGATCAAGGATTCATTGCTCATCACAATGATAAAGACACTCGTATCTTTGTTGCTCCAGACTCCTCTAAGAGAGTGGCAGTGTTTCTGGACGAGTGGAGCGgctctctgtccttctacagcgtctctgacacacacacactcacacacttacacacattcacacacacattcactcgaCCTCTACACGCTGGATTTAGACTTTATTATACAAACtcttcagtgtctctgtgtcacattaaacactaa
- the LOC127953119 gene encoding NLR family CARD domain-containing protein 3 isoform X8, with product MNSSACEMSVCEEREQEAPDHTQRAASPGFSCVSMKSNGSMIIPPHLSDVDAQRASSPGFSHVSMKSNNSMIIPPGLGDGPAVTSDPFIISRKRKREESPASYNVSMKNNPHMFSKSTVHLHPVNDWRADQIRHVSSQTGTSSCYQNHFSHHDTETDVLLQPKQPLLNYLQRVKDQHKTSMKNKCERLFEGIKLQENQTLLNRIYTKLYIIEGESEGVNEEHEVLQMEKSYRTLQDYPINCNDIFNNLPEPGYEEMRRKKDTIKTVLTKGIAGIGKTVSVQKFILDWAEGKANQDVDFMFVLTFRELNLIKDHQYSLHRLLLDFHLELQDLDSKIYDECKVVFIFDGLDESRISLMFTHSQKISDVTEISSVGLLMSNLLRGDLLPSALIWITTRPAAANQIPSNYINRVTEIQGFNDPQKEEYFRKRISDEHQASRIISHIRRARSLHIMSHIPVFCWISATVLQNILKQDLSAEIPQSLTEMYIYFLLIQTKMRNQKYEERDPEKLLQSNREVIVKLAELAFNQLMKGNVMFYEEDLTESGIDVTDASVYSGICSEIFREESVIYQRKVYSFVHLSFQEFFAALYVFFCYLHKNSEVLKMFLTGKSRTQCEKVSLDVFLKEAVNKALKSENGHLDLFLRFLHGISLESNQRLLQDVLIHTENNPEIFKKIIQNLKRGQKSNVSPERWMNLSHCLIEMKDNSLVEKVQVLLKSKAKSKFLTLAQCSTLANMILMSEEVLDVLDLKKYTIKAKEGRWRLVPAVGNCRKALLADCNLSDQHCEIIASALQSSNSSLRELDLSHNDLQDSGLKQLCAGLKSPNCQLNILRLSGCMVTAEGCAALASALSSNPSHLRELDLSYNHPGDSGAKLLSDSLKHLDKLSVDHGGEFRITAGLHKYACDLTLDQNTANRNLVLSEENRKVTHVSESQSYPDHPDRFDHYYQVLCSESLTGRCYWETEWSREAEIAVCYKEIKRKRGSGDCVFGRNVNSWSLRCSDQGFIAHHNDKDTRIFVAPDSSKRVAVFLDEWSGSLSFYSVSDTHTLTHLHTFTHTFTRPLHAGFRLYYTNSSVSLCHIKH from the exons ATGAACTCTTCAGCCTGtgaaatgagtgtgtgtgaggagagagagcaggaggcTCCTGATCACACTCAGAGAGCAGCATCTCCAGGATTCAGCTGTGTGTCAATGAAGAGTAACGGCTCCATGATTATTCCTCCTCATCTCAGTGATGTTGACGCTCAAAGAGCATCATCTCCAGGATTCAGCCATGTGTCAATGAAGAGTAACAACTCCATGATTATTCCTCCTGGACTCGGTGATGGACCtgctgtgacctctgacccttt TATCATcagcaggaagaggaagagagaagagTCTCCAGCATCCTACAATGTATCCATGAAAAACAACCCACACATGTTCAGTAAAAGTACAGTGCACTTGCACCCTGTTAA TGATTGGAGAGCTGACCAGATCAGACATGTGTCCTCACAGACTGGCACATCCTCCTGCTATCAGAACCACTTCAGTCATCATGACACAGAAACAGATGTGCTGCTCCAACCTAAACAACCACTTCTTAATTATCTACAGAGAGTCAAAGAccagcacaaaaccagcatgaagaacaagtGTGAGAGATTATTTGAGGGAATCAAACTACAAGAGAATCAAACCCTCCTGAACAGGATTTACACAAAGCTGtacatcatagagggagagagtgaaggagtgaatgaagaacatgaagTGCTACAGATGGAGAAAAGTTACAGGACACTCCAAGACTATCCAATCAACTGCAATGACATATTTAATAACTTACCTGAACCAGGATATGAGGAGatgagaagaaagaaagacacaataaagactgttcttactaaaggtatcgctggaattggaaaaactgtctctgtgcagaagttcattctggactgggccgagggaaaagccaatcaggatgtagatttcatgtttgtgcttacatttcgagagctgaacttgattAAAGATCATCAGTAtagtcttcacagacttctgcttGACTTTCATCTtgaacttcaagatctggactcaaAGATTTATGATGaatgtaaagttgtgttcatctttgatggtctggatgaaagcagaatttCACTGATGTTTACACACAGTCAGAAAATTTCTGATGTGACTGAGATTTCATCAGTGGGTCTGTTGATGTCGAACCTCCTGAGAGGagatctgcttccctctgctctcatctggatcaccaccagaccagcagcagccaatcagatcccctccaaCTACATCAACCGTGTGACAGAGATTCAGGGATTCAATGACCCACAaaaggaggaatatttcaggaagagaatcagtgacgagcatcaagccagcagaatcatctcacacatcagaagagcaagaagcctccacatcatgtcTCACATacccgtcttctgctggatctcagctACTGTGCTTCAAAACATCCTGAAACAAGATCTcagtgcagaaatccctcaatctctgactgaaatgtacatctaCTTCCTGCTCATTCAAACAAAGATGAGGAACcagaagtatgaagagagagatccagagaaacTCCTGCAGTCCAACAGggaagtgattgtgaaacttgctgaacTGGCTTTCAAtcagctgatgaagggcaatgtaATGTTTTATGAGGAGGACCTGACAGAGAGCGGCATAGACGTCACTGATGcctcagtgtattctgggatCTGCTCTGAGATCTTTAGAGAGGAATCTGTGATTTATCAGAGGAAGGTTTACAGTTTTGTACATCTGAGCTTTCAGGAGTTTTTTGCAGCACTGTATGTGTTTTTCTGCTATTTACACAAAAACAGTGAGGTTCTGAAAATGTTCCTGACAGGAAAGTCCAGAACTCAGTGTGAGAAAGTTTCTCTGGATGTGTTTCTGAAGGAAGCAGTGAATAAAGCCTTGAAGAGTGaaaatggacacctggatctCTTCCTTCGATTTCTTCATGGCatctcactggagtccaatcaaAGACTCTTACAGGATGTACTGATACACACAGAGAACAACCCAGAGATCTTCAAGAAAATAATCCAAAACCTCAAACGAGGTCAAAAAAGCAATGTCAGTCCTGAAAGATGGATGAATCTGTCGCACTGCTTGATTGAGATGAAGGATAACTCTCTTGTTGAAAAAGTGCAGGTTCTTTTAAAATCTAAAGCAAAAAGTAAATTTCTTACTCTTGCACAATGTTCAACTTTGGCAAACATGATCCTGATGTCAGAGGAGGTGCTGGATGTGTTAGACCTAAAAAAGTACACCATCAAAGCAAAAGAGGGTCGATGGAGACTGGTCCCTGCTGTGGGGAACTGCAGAAAAGCTCT ATTGGCAGACTGTAATCTTTCTGATCAGCACTGTGAAATCATAGCTTCAGCTCTACAGTCATCAAACTCTTctctgagagagctggacctgagtcaCAATGACCTGCAAGATTCAGGACTGAAGCAGCTCTGTgctggactgaagagtccaaactgtcaactcaacataCTGAG ATTATCTGGCTGTATGGTAACAGcagaaggttgtgctgctctggcatcagctctgagttcaaacccctcacacctgagagagctggacctgagctacaatcacccaggagatTCAGGAGCGAAGCTGCTCTCTGATTCACTCAAACATCTGGACAAACTCAG TGTGGATCACGGAGGAGAGTTCAGGATCACAGCAGGACTCCACAAAT atgcctgtgatctcacactggatcaaaacacagcaaacagAAACCTCGTTCTGTCTGAGGAGAACAGAAAGGTGACGCATGTCTCTGAGTCACAGTCATATCCTGATCATCCGGACAGATTTGATCATTATTATCAGGTTCTGTGTTCAGAGAGTCtgactggacgctgttactgggagactgAATGGAGCCGAGAAGCTGAAATAGCAGTGTGTTATAAAGAAATCAAGAGGAAACGAGGGAGTGGTGACTGTGTGTTTGGACGTAATGTGAACTCCTGGAGTCTGAGATGCTCTGATCAAGGATTCATTGCTCATCACAATGATAAAGACACTCGTATCTTTGTTGCTCCAGACTCCTCTAAGAGAGTGGCAGTGTTTCTGGACGAGTGGAGCGgctctctgtccttctacagcgtctctgacacacacacactcacacacttacacacattcacacacacattcactcgaCCTCTACACGCTGGATTTAGACTTTATTATACAAACtcttcagtgtctctgtgtcacattaaacactaa